The following are encoded in a window of Cupriavidus oxalaticus genomic DNA:
- a CDS encoding alpha/beta fold hydrolase — MSNTIDLPRRGFLGAATMALAAAQLGLSQAARAQTAMPRAAPLPATAPGTHKTFGPIKHVRAGVLNVGYAEAGPADGPVALLLHGWPYDIHSFVDVAPLLAARGYRVIVPYLRGYGSTTFLSADTMRNGQPSAIAVDMIALMDALNIRNAVVAGFDWGARTAAIMAALWPDRCRGLVAVSGYLIGNQAAGKQPLPPEAELQWWYQFYFATDRGQAGYKQYTRQFARLIWKLASPKWDFDDATFDRSAAAFDNPDHVAITIHNYRWRLGLAAGEARFDDFEKRLATAPAISVPTITIEADANGAPHPKPGTYASKFTGRYEHRDLAGGIGHNPPQEAPTAFAQAVLDVDKR; from the coding sequence ATGTCGAACACGATCGATTTGCCTCGTCGAGGCTTTCTGGGCGCAGCAACGATGGCGCTGGCCGCCGCGCAGCTGGGCCTGTCGCAGGCCGCCCGCGCGCAAACCGCGATGCCCAGGGCGGCACCCCTGCCGGCGACGGCACCAGGCACCCACAAGACCTTCGGCCCGATCAAGCATGTCCGCGCCGGGGTGCTGAACGTCGGCTACGCCGAGGCAGGCCCGGCCGACGGGCCCGTCGCGCTGCTGCTGCACGGCTGGCCCTACGATATCCACAGCTTCGTCGACGTGGCGCCGTTGCTGGCGGCCCGCGGCTACCGGGTGATCGTTCCCTACCTGCGTGGCTATGGTTCGACGACTTTCCTTTCCGCCGACACCATGCGCAACGGGCAGCCTTCGGCAATCGCCGTCGACATGATCGCCCTGATGGACGCGCTCAACATCCGCAACGCCGTGGTGGCCGGCTTTGACTGGGGCGCGCGCACCGCCGCCATCATGGCCGCCCTCTGGCCGGACCGCTGCAGGGGACTGGTTGCGGTCAGCGGCTACCTGATCGGCAACCAGGCGGCCGGCAAGCAGCCGCTGCCGCCCGAGGCCGAGCTCCAGTGGTGGTACCAGTTCTATTTCGCCACGGACCGCGGCCAGGCCGGCTACAAGCAGTACACCCGGCAGTTCGCCAGGCTGATCTGGAAGCTGGCGTCGCCGAAGTGGGATTTCGATGACGCCACGTTCGACCGCAGTGCCGCCGCCTTCGACAATCCGGATCACGTGGCCATTACCATTCACAACTATCGCTGGCGGCTGGGGCTGGCTGCCGGCGAGGCCCGGTTCGACGACTTCGAGAAGCGCCTCGCCACGGCGCCGGCCATCAGCGTGCCCACCATCACCATCGAAGCCGATGCCAACGGCGCGCCGCACCCCAAACCCGGCACCTATGCCAGCAAGTTCACCGGCCGCTACGAGCATCGGGACCTGGCCGGCGGGATTGGCCACAATCCGCCGCAGGAAGCGCCCACGGCCTTTGCGCAGGCGGTACTGGACGTCGACAAGCGCTGA
- a CDS encoding NAD(P)/FAD-dependent oxidoreductase yields the protein MSKRILVIGAGFAGMWSALASARLLDQVGRTDVEIALVAPKPELHVRPRLYEQNPNGMKAPLQDIFQAVGVRFIQGKVEHIDVANQAVSVAGVGADAPRQRISYDRLVLAAGSRLFRPQIPGLDQHAFNVDQVADAAELEAHIHGLASRPEGRGRNTVVIAGAGFTGIETAAEMPARLREVLGEDAAVNVIMVERNAEIGPDLGEGPRPVITQALTELGVTWKLGSGVAAVDAKGVTLENGERIEADTVIWTAGARASELTAQIPAERDNFGRLHVDRNLKVKGVDAVFATGDCAYAATDDEGNFATMSCQHAMNLGRSAGHNVAADLVGAAQIPYSQPKYVTCLDLGPWGAVYTEGWNRQVKMTGGVAKALKTRINTEWIYPPSASREEALALADPRHIVVA from the coding sequence ATGTCCAAGCGGATTCTTGTCATCGGCGCCGGCTTTGCCGGCATGTGGAGCGCGCTGGCTTCGGCCCGTTTGCTTGACCAGGTTGGGCGCACCGATGTGGAGATCGCCCTTGTCGCACCGAAGCCGGAACTGCACGTCCGCCCTCGCCTCTACGAGCAGAATCCGAACGGGATGAAAGCGCCGCTGCAGGACATCTTCCAGGCTGTTGGCGTCAGGTTCATCCAGGGCAAGGTGGAGCACATCGATGTCGCAAACCAGGCGGTGAGCGTTGCGGGCGTTGGCGCGGATGCGCCGCGCCAGCGCATCAGCTATGACCGTCTGGTGCTTGCCGCAGGAAGCCGCCTGTTCCGGCCGCAGATTCCGGGGCTGGACCAGCATGCCTTCAATGTCGACCAGGTCGCTGACGCAGCGGAACTTGAAGCGCATATCCATGGCCTGGCCTCCCGCCCGGAGGGCCGCGGCCGCAATACGGTGGTAATCGCGGGTGCCGGCTTTACCGGTATCGAGACAGCTGCCGAAATGCCGGCTCGCCTGCGCGAGGTCCTCGGCGAGGACGCTGCCGTGAACGTGATCATGGTCGAGCGCAATGCCGAGATCGGCCCTGACCTGGGCGAGGGTCCGCGTCCGGTCATCACGCAGGCGCTGACCGAGCTTGGGGTGACATGGAAGCTCGGCTCGGGTGTCGCGGCTGTTGATGCAAAAGGCGTCACGCTCGAGAACGGGGAGCGCATCGAGGCAGACACCGTGATCTGGACGGCGGGTGCCCGGGCCAGCGAACTCACCGCACAGATTCCGGCAGAGCGGGACAACTTCGGCCGGCTTCATGTTGACCGCAACCTGAAGGTCAAGGGGGTCGACGCGGTGTTCGCCACCGGCGACTGCGCCTATGCCGCGACCGATGACGAAGGCAACTTCGCCACCATGTCTTGCCAGCACGCCATGAATCTCGGCCGCTCGGCGGGCCACAACGTGGCAGCAGACCTGGTGGGCGCGGCGCAAATCCCTTATAGCCAGCCGAAGTACGTGACCTGCCTGGACCTGGGGCCCTGGGGTGCTGTCTACACGGAAGGCTGGAACCGCCAGGTGAAGATGACGGGCGGCGTCGCCAAGGCGCTGAAGACGCGGATCAATACCGAGTGGATCTATCCCCCGAGCGCCAGTCGTGAAGAAGCGCTTGCCTTGGCTGACCCGCGGCACATCGTCGTGGCCTGA